A DNA window from Gorilla gorilla gorilla isolate KB3781 chromosome 6, NHGRI_mGorGor1-v2.1_pri, whole genome shotgun sequence contains the following coding sequences:
- the LOC129523494 gene encoding DNA-directed RNA polymerase II subunit RPB11-a isoform X2 has protein sequence MNAPPAFESFLLFEGEKKITINKDTKVPNACLFTINKEDHTLGNIIKSQLLKDPQVLFAGYKVPHPLEHKIIIRVQTTPDYSPQEAFTNAITDLISELSLLEERFRVRAGPGGADGVGWTLVCVPRPGTALACFFGGPGGEAAVMEEQGLPPQAPGHVD, from the exons ATGAACGCCCCTCCAGCCTTCGAGTCGTTCTTGCTCTTCGAGGGCGAGAAGAA GATCACCATTAACAAGGACACCAAGGTACCCAATGCCTGTTTATTCACCATCAACAAAGAAGACCACACACTGGGAAACATCATTAAATC ACAACTCCTAAAGGACCCACAAGTGCTATTTGCTGGCTACAAAGTCCCCCACCCCTTGGAGCACAAGATCATCATCCGAGTGCAGACCACGCCGGACTACAGCCCCCAGGAAGCCTTTACCAATGCCATCACCGACCTCATCAGTGAGCTGTCCCTGCTGGAGGAGCGCTTCCGGGTGAGGGCGGGGCCTGGAGGGGCAGACGGGGTGGGCTGGACACTGGTCTGTGTGCCCAGGCCTGGGACAGCCCTGGCCTGTTTCTTCGGAGGTCCTGGGGGAGAGGCGGCGGTGATGGAAGAGCAGGGACTTCCACCACAGGCTCCAGGACATGTGGACTGA
- the LOC129523494 gene encoding DNA-directed RNA polymerase II subunit RPB11-a isoform X1, with the protein MNAPPAFESFLLFEGEKKITINKDTKVPNACLFTINKEDHTLGNIIKSQLLKDPQVLFAGYKVPHPLEHKIIIRVQTTPDYSPQEAFTNAITDLISELSLLEERFRVAIKDKQEGIE; encoded by the exons ATGAACGCCCCTCCAGCCTTCGAGTCGTTCTTGCTCTTCGAGGGCGAGAAGAA GATCACCATTAACAAGGACACCAAGGTACCCAATGCCTGTTTATTCACCATCAACAAAGAAGACCACACACTGGGAAACATCATTAAATC ACAACTCCTAAAGGACCCACAAGTGCTATTTGCTGGCTACAAAGTCCCCCACCCCTTGGAGCACAAGATCATCATCCGAGTGCAGACCACGCCGGACTACAGCCCCCAGGAAGCCTTTACCAATGCCATCACCGACCTCATCAGTGAGCTGTCCCTGCTGGAGGAGCGCTTCCGG GTGGCCATAAAAGACAAGCAGGAAGGAATTGAGTAG